The following are encoded in a window of Xyrauchen texanus isolate HMW12.3.18 chromosome 42, RBS_HiC_50CHRs, whole genome shotgun sequence genomic DNA:
- the LOC127634851 gene encoding cAMP-responsive element modulator-like isoform X2 produces the protein MAVTGDETESATTGDMSAYQIHSPTSSLSQVMSNSHGSLPSPQELTEEASRKRELRLMKNRESARQCRRRRKEYVRSLETRLAMIENQNKKLTEELEHLKESCLYGTPDCSS, from the exons CCACTACTGGAGATATGTCAGCATATCAGATTCACTCTCCTACCTCAAGCCTTTCCCAGGTGATGAGCAACTCACATGGCTCTCTGCCAAGCCCTCAGGAGCTGACTGAGGAGGCATCACGCAAGAGGGAACTCCGTCTGATGAAAAACAG GGAGTCGGCCAGACAGTGTAGGCGCAGGAGGAAGGAGTATGTGCGGAGCTTAGAGACTCGCCTCGCCATGATTGAAAACCAGAATAAGAAGCTAACCGAAGAGCTGGAGCATCTAAAGGAATCCTGTTTATATGGCACACCAGACTGCAGTTCTTAA
- the LOC127634851 gene encoding cAMP-responsive element modulator-like isoform X3, with protein MAVTGDETESATTGDMSAYQIHSPTSSLSQVMSNSHGSLPSPQELTEEASRKRELRLMKNREAARECRRKKKEYVKCLENRVAVLEKQNKTLIEELKALKDLYSHKTE; from the exons CCACTACTGGAGATATGTCAGCATATCAGATTCACTCTCCTACCTCAAGCCTTTCCCAGGTGATGAGCAACTCACATGGCTCTCTGCCAAGCCCTCAGGAGCTGACTGAGGAGGCATCACGCAAGAGGGAACTCCGTCTGATGAAAAACAG GGAGGCTGCACGGGAATGCCGTCGGAAGAAGAAAGAATATGTCAAATGTCTCGAGAACCGAGTTGCTGtacttgaaaaacaaaacaagacactCATTGAAGAACTCAAGGCTCTTAAAGACCTGTACTCTCACAAAACCGAATAG